A genomic region of Leptospira barantonii contains the following coding sequences:
- a CDS encoding LIC13410 family lipoprotein: MVQNPNLEKDTMKKIFSALLILTCMSVLSFCKSEEKKQPPRQEFQPNSDIRTFEVGMVKEGDKRIKAEAVLGTPSVELNTQDGAVLEWYLVSTDYQKNSYKTLAEKPAAITDDTKFIKLTIDKKGVIKKMEYKL, translated from the coding sequence GTGGTTCAAAATCCAAACTTAGAGAAGGATACGATGAAAAAGATTTTTTCAGCGCTTTTGATTTTAACTTGTATGTCCGTTCTTTCCTTTTGCAAATCCGAGGAGAAAAAACAACCTCCAAGACAAGAGTTTCAACCCAATTCCGATATTAGAACTTTCGAAGTGGGAATGGTTAAGGAAGGAGATAAAAGAATCAAAGCGGAAGCGGTATTAGGAACTCCCTCCGTAGAACTCAACACACAAGACGGCGCGGTTCTGGAATGGTATTTGGTTTCCACGGATTATCAAAAGAATTCTTATAAGACTTTGGCTGAAAAACCTGCGGCGATCACCGATGATACGAAGTTCATCAAACTTACGATCGATAAGAAGGGTGTGATTAAAAAAATGGAATATAAACTCTAA
- a CDS encoding glutathione peroxidase produces the protein MSQTLYDLTATLNSGKDQKLEDYKGKVLLIVNTASECAFTPQYAGLQTLYSKYKTNGLEVLGFPCDQFKHQEPGSDETIKAFCQRNYGVEFPIFKKIDVNGDNAHPVFRFLKNEASGFFGNSIKWNFTKFLVDKQGKVIKRFSPMTTPEKIEKEIQDLLKK, from the coding sequence ATGAGCCAAACATTGTACGACCTCACCGCAACGCTGAACAGCGGCAAAGATCAAAAATTGGAAGATTATAAAGGTAAGGTTCTCTTAATCGTGAACACCGCGAGCGAATGCGCTTTTACTCCTCAGTATGCGGGTCTTCAAACACTCTACAGTAAATACAAAACGAACGGACTCGAGGTTCTCGGGTTTCCGTGCGATCAGTTCAAACATCAGGAACCGGGCTCCGATGAAACGATCAAGGCTTTCTGCCAAAGAAACTATGGAGTTGAATTTCCGATTTTCAAAAAGATCGACGTGAACGGAGACAACGCTCATCCGGTGTTTCGCTTTTTGAAAAACGAGGCTTCGGGATTTTTCGGAAACTCGATCAAGTGGAACTTTACGAAATTCTTGGTGGATAAACAAGGAAAAGTCATCAAACGTTTTTCTCCGATGACAACTCCCGAAAAGATCGAAAAAGAAATTCAAGATTTATTAAAAAAATAA
- a CDS encoding NAD-dependent epimerase/dehydratase family protein, whose product MNEKESSVKTVLVTGGSGSLGLMLVPELLKDHRVICIGRKLSSFPDTVRFHSNFVFYEVDLENDSEFSIDENPDFIVHLAGKVSGEASTLEEYRKGNELSTSKILKFASKNKKIGILFSSSSSVYGFSDQPVTESSLLNGNTFYAISKIECETLIQKSKNQFVILRIASVYGPTNKSFLNKLLTLFRYGILLYSGNPNFKKSMVHSSDVIAAILLVLNKWNKASGKIFNVSYPQALSSEEVKILFSKLMPGKFFLTLKLRGLILFLFNVANALLTKITKKKINLEYIQESSIVVSDRIQKELGFRFNKNFEEGISEILKF is encoded by the coding sequence ATGAACGAGAAAGAAAGTTCCGTTAAAACCGTTTTAGTGACCGGAGGAAGCGGTTCCTTAGGTCTCATGCTCGTTCCGGAATTACTCAAAGATCACCGAGTCATTTGTATCGGAAGGAAACTTTCTTCTTTTCCGGATACGGTTCGTTTTCATTCGAATTTCGTTTTTTATGAAGTCGATCTGGAAAACGATTCCGAATTTTCCATCGATGAGAATCCGGATTTTATCGTTCATCTTGCGGGTAAGGTAAGCGGAGAAGCTTCGACCTTGGAAGAATATAGAAAAGGAAACGAACTTTCTACGAGTAAGATTCTCAAGTTCGCGTCCAAGAATAAAAAAATCGGAATCCTATTTTCAAGTTCCTCATCCGTTTACGGATTTTCGGATCAACCCGTGACCGAATCTTCTTTGTTAAACGGAAATACGTTTTATGCGATTTCAAAAATAGAATGCGAAACCTTAATTCAAAAATCGAAGAATCAGTTCGTAATTTTGAGGATCGCTTCGGTTTACGGACCTACGAATAAAAGCTTTCTAAATAAACTCCTTACTTTGTTTCGATACGGCATTCTTCTTTATTCCGGAAATCCGAATTTCAAAAAATCCATGGTTCATTCTTCCGATGTGATCGCGGCGATTTTACTCGTATTGAATAAATGGAATAAAGCTTCCGGTAAAATTTTCAACGTTTCCTATCCGCAGGCTCTGTCTTCCGAAGAGGTTAAAATTCTTTTTTCAAAATTGATGCCCGGAAAATTCTTTCTGACTTTGAAACTTAGAGGACTGATTCTATTTTTATTCAACGTCGCCAACGCGCTCCTAACGAAGATAACGAAAAAGAAAATCAATTTGGAATACATCCAAGAATCCTCGATCGTCGTTTCCGATCGGATTCAAAAGGAATTGGGATTTCGGTTTAATAAAAATTTTGAGGAAGGAATTTCTGAAATTCTGAAATTCTGA
- a CDS encoding MarR family winged helix-turn-helix transcriptional regulator, whose amino-acid sequence MMTTAKDLYLENQICFPLYACSRAVTALYRPILDELGLTYPQYLVLLVLWQEDGCSVKEIGKKLYLDSGTLTPLLKRLEDSELVVRKRSEEDERSVQIFLSNKGKKLKEKAVCVPTRLLENFDVDKKSLNDLKNDLDRLLSLLSEKAEV is encoded by the coding sequence ATCATGACAACCGCTAAAGACCTGTATCTTGAAAATCAAATTTGTTTTCCGCTCTACGCGTGTTCAAGAGCTGTAACGGCTCTTTATCGTCCGATCCTGGACGAGTTAGGACTTACGTATCCGCAATATCTCGTTCTTCTCGTGCTTTGGCAAGAGGACGGATGTAGTGTAAAGGAAATCGGAAAAAAATTATATTTAGATTCGGGAACCTTGACTCCGTTGTTAAAACGTCTGGAAGACTCGGAGCTTGTTGTTCGAAAACGTTCCGAAGAAGACGAACGATCGGTTCAAATCTTTCTTTCCAACAAAGGCAAAAAGTTAAAAGAGAAAGCCGTTTGCGTTCCGACCCGTCTTTTGGAAAACTTCGATGTGGATAAAAAAAGTCTGAATGATCTCAAAAACGATTTGGATCGTCTGCTTTCGCTTCTTTCAGAAAAGGCGGAAGTTTAA